One window of the Rhipicephalus sanguineus isolate Rsan-2018 chromosome 4, BIME_Rsan_1.4, whole genome shotgun sequence genome contains the following:
- the LOC119391335 gene encoding cuticle protein 16.5-like has protein sequence MIRACIVLALATSAFAGFVGTTGYGVGLAAAPAVASYATVAHAPVATAVAAPVASYAVAPAVTRVATVAHAAPVATVAAAPVASYAVAPALTRVATVAHAAPVATVAAAPVASYAVAPAVTRVATVAHAAPVATVAAAPVASYAVAPAVAAVHAAPAVATTTVHHAPAVATVAHAAPALAAYHAAPVYGYGVGTLGYGVGHYGYGHGLLGYGLNYGYGLGTPFHYGALLRKK, from the exons ATCCGTGCTTGCATTGTTCTGGCTCTGGCCACCAGCGCTTTCGCTGGTTTCGTCGGCACCACCGGCTACGGCGTCGGCCTGGCTGCTGCTCCAGCTGTGGCCTCCTACGCCACTGTTGCCCACGCCCCAGTCGCCACCGCTGTTGCCGCCCCAGTCGCTTCCTACGCTGTTGCTCCAGCTGTGACCCGCGTCGCCACTGTTGCCCACGCTGCTCCAGTTGCCACCGTGGCTGCTGCCCCAGTCGCTTCTTACGCTGTTGCTCCAGCTTTGACCCGCGTCGCCACCGTCGCCCACGCTGCTCCAGTTGCCACCGTGGCTGCTGCCCCAGTCGCTTCTTACGCTGTTGCTCCAGCTGTGACCCGCGTCGCCACCGTCGCCCACGCTGCTCCAGTTGCCACCGTGGCTGCTGCCCCAGTTGCTTCCTACGCCGTTGCTCCAGCTGTCGCTGCCGTTCACGCCGCCCCAGCTGTTGccaccaccaccgtccaccacGCCCCAGCTGTCGCCACTGTTGCCCACGCTGCCCCAGCTCTCGCTGCCTATCACGCCGCTCCAGTGTACGGCTATGGCGTTGGCACCCTCGGCTACGGCGTTGGCCACTACGGATATGGCCATGGTCTTCTCGGCTACGGCCTGAACTACGGCTACGGCCTTGGCACTCCATTCCACTACGGCGCTCTTCTCCGCAAGAAGT AA